cagtccaaagattttatgtgccaaatttcagaagaattggaccaattttgaaggaggagtattgtttagactgattactgtacttttcaaaatggctgctactgtaatgggcggagtcttaatgtaaaatatggaatggaatctccatgaagagacaaaacagatgtactaagttttattttcatagaattagtggttcaagagttattaacgtttgaatgttgaatttttgagctggtggtggcgctatagagtttggcttagagaccccaaagttggtcagatcactaataatggtcatctctacaagtgtgccaaatttcatcattttccctttttcccttcatagggctaccatagactcccattggacgagaagaagaagaagaagaagaataattaaagctgcaagcagcctttctggggccaagcccttattgctctttggcttttaaggttttttcaagcaactttttcagcactttttacagaacagatagattcagaattacagataaggtgaaatcagaaggtctgatgagaacgaatgcagaatgaagttacaaaaacacacttatttttgatcccattttaagaaactttagtacagctcttacccatgtaataaaggaattgaaatgacaactttacacccaattttaaacttttcccatacaggtttcgaaccctcAACTGGAATGGTTCAGGATTCATGATATGGGGTCTAGCAACTTGCGCCACTCAGAGGACATTAAGGACTTAAAAAGTAGAGGCTTCAGCGAAAGAATAAGTACACAAAATCATGTTAACTAAAAATCTAAATGGCGGACACATGGTTCATTCAGAATGTGTGAGAAAACAGGTTTCCAATTAAATGGGAAGGAGTAATGTGAGTATTATCTAGGTAATAATCCAAGTGACAATTCACAGCTTTATAAATGTTGAGAGAAAGAGTCAAATATCTATTTATCTGGGTTATAGGTAAGTCAGAATGTATCAGTACTGAAGGTTAATAGTTCAGTGCTTATagtagtaaatattttttattgtaacagTTAAAAGTTCATTGTACTGCTGAAACAATTGAATTAACAAGACAATGTATCTAGAATGTGGAAATCACAGTCTTTGGGTCAACTGCACGTCACTTACAACAGTAACATGTGGTTGGCCAACACATTGCGGTTCCTGAGTTCTTGGttgggaacaaaaaaaaaaatagaatcttGTTTAACCATTTTTGTGCAGCTCATTTATAATTTGACTTAAATTACACACTAGATGTTTAGACCAGTAATGGAAATTTTATAGGGGACTAAAATTAAAGTCCAGGTCATACAAAAAGAGGATTAGTTAgagtttcaaaacaaaaaattaaagcaATATAAATGGAAGTACAGGTACAAAAAGAGAGGACAAAAGCTAGtgttgtattgcatttatttagaaggAAATACATTTGGGTGAAAAAAGGAACAATCAAAAGTAAAATACTGATAACGAAAGCATCTTGTATAGTTGCAAAACTTAAACATTTATTCAAGTAGAAGAAAGCTTcacaattaaatcatatttttacagCAACGTATATTTCCATTACAAATTTTAGCAACTAGATATGGGggggaaaataaacattttaaccatTGAAAAGTAAACccctatagtattttttttttacaagaaaatacaagtTATACAGGTTGTATAAATTTATCACAAGTCTATGTATCacactttgtttttttacatgaatgTTTGGTTTCGGTTACAGGTCTTTTTTGTGGCATGAAAAGTGCAGCAGGTTCTTGTGACGATTCGGTTTCTACAATTTGAAGAAACTGTTCATCGTTTGAATGTTTGGTTTCTTTTACTGCAGTTTTTTGCGGGATAAAAAGTGCAGCAGGTTCTGGTGACAATTGAGTTTCTTCAATGTGAAGAAGCTCCTCATCAGTATCGTCGTTGGGTGTTTCTTGCATTTGTAGAACCTGCATGTTTTGTGTAAATGTTACTGTTAAACTTTTCATGGCCAGGAACATCTGTTCGATGTCCTGTGCATCGGTTTTGCCCAGGTCAAGTAGTGGTGTTAAAAATCTCTTCAAAATGGAATTTGACATGGTTAAAGAGAGCTCAGTTTTGTTCTCTTTAAATTCCAAAATGCCACCAAGTTTTGTGACGTAAGCGGTGCCACTCCTTAACATTTTGCACTTTGTGCAGCGGTGGAAAGCACATTGTGGAGCAAAATCTTGTTGAAGAGTAGCACACTTCGGGCAGTGTTTACTGATATTAATTTGCACACCTTGTAAAGCAGAGGTGATGTTTTTGTGAGGAGAAATCTCATCCTCAGACATTTGATGAAGTGGTCCAGTAgaaatttgaatttttaaaggTGTAATTGTTGTGTGTCTGGTTGATTGTAAGAAGGTTTTTTGTTGATACCTTTTTGTCATCAGGTTCGTAAAGTTA
The sequence above is drawn from the Carassius auratus strain Wakin unplaced genomic scaffold, ASM336829v1 scaf_tig00003685, whole genome shotgun sequence genome and encodes:
- the LOC113070295 gene encoding uncharacterized protein LOC113070295 produces the protein MNQLPDSISGYVHSVSPIKLSKINSKYFTASLQTDRDTYHHTVIFQCNQQTSWNNAARNCSAIKLMNAKKVPNSNDTKYDIQSTSSTTLEVTQVPFPHKPPKQPHPSTIAEMKTLDAQHHIPTLKAKVTKIESVKNVFFNNTEAEVMNCWITDETGGIQIALWDNFITEVYQGNSYNFTNLMTKRYQQKTFLQSTRHTTITPLKIQISTGPLHQMSEDEISPHKNITSALQGVQINISKHCPKCATLQQDFAPQCAFHRCTKCKMLRSGTAYVTKLGGILEFKENKTELSLTMSNSILKRFLTPLLDLGKTDAQDIEQMFLAMKSLTVTFTQNMQVLQMQETPNDDTDEELLHIEETQLSPEPAALFIPQKTAVKETKHSNDEQFLQIVETESSQEPAALFMPQKRPVTETKHSCKKTKCDT